One stretch of Arachis hypogaea cultivar Tifrunner chromosome 20, arahy.Tifrunner.gnm2.J5K5, whole genome shotgun sequence DNA includes these proteins:
- the LOC112785531 gene encoding uncharacterized protein: MGEDCHKVASYSIHDLFNMQATCKVFLDAGSSDAVYQHSTMWQIRLVSFLFYLDRPERRFLDRCVEAENADTILRQEMTEYFWIGRRDIGMELLDRASTEGSVESGYLFAICYCVNTKTKKKCKGC, encoded by the coding sequence ATGGGTGAGGATTGCCACAAGGTTGCATCATATTCAATCCATGACCTATTCAACATGCAGGCTACTTGCAAGGTGTTTCTTGATGCAGGTAGTTCCGACGCCGTTTACCAACATTCGACGATGTGGCAGATACGGCTAgtctcctttttattttaccttgaCCGACCTGAAAGGAGGTTCCTCGATCGCTGTGTGGAAGCAGAAAATGCGGATACTATACTCCGGCAGGAGATGACAGAGTATTTCTGGATTGGCCGCCGTGACATAGGGATGGAACTGCTTGATAGGGCCTCGACAGAGGGCAGCGTCGAATCAGGTTACCTGTTTGCCATTTGCTACTGTGTGAACACGAAGACGAAGAAGAAATGCAAAGGGTGTTGA
- the LOC112785532 gene encoding putative F-box protein At1g67623, with amino-acid sequence MHTIGTRGKNGHAISRTHCPFKTIPFDIWVSIATRVASSLIQDLFNMQATCRLFATVCSFDAVYMHALVSELPVACLLHHSGRAAMGFLSRCTTVPNPAALLRLGMVALFWLGHRRGGIQTVTEAAELGDVEACYLSVMLLLSLDVKDDDEIRR; translated from the coding sequence atgcaCACAATCGGCACTCGTGGAAAGAATGGGCACGCAATCAGTCGGACCCATTGCCCGTTTAAAACTATTCCGTTTGACATATGGGTCAGTATTGCAACGAGAGTTGCGTCGTCTTTAATTCAAGATCTGTTCAACATGCAGGCCACTTGCAGGCTATTTGCAACTGTATGCAGTTTCGACGCCGTGTACATGCATGCCTTGGTTTCGGAGTTACCCGTTGCTTGCCTCCTGCATCACTCTGGGCGGGCTGCAATGGGATTTCTGAGCCGATGCACCACGGTACCGAATCCGGCCGCTCTGCTTCGGCTAGGGATGGTTGCTTTATTCTGGCTTGGTCACCGCAGAGGTGGTATACAGACCGTGACCGAGGCAGCAGAGTTGGGCGATGTGGAGGCCTGCTACCTCTCTGTGATGCTGCTACTGTCGCTTGATGTGAAGGACGATGATGAGATCCGCCGTTGA